The DNA segment ACGCTGCTGGAAGCTTCTGGCGATGCGCTCGCCCCAACGCCCTGTGGGAGTCAAGATAAGTGCGGTCCTGTGACCCTCCAGCCAAGCGCGCTCCGCGGCCTGGCGTGCCTCGTCTTCGGGAGCGAGGCCGAACTGAAACAGGTTTGGGTGATAGAGTTCCACATCATCAACCTGGTTCAGGGCCAAGATGGGGTTATCCAGATGCTCCAGACCGAGTAACATCCTGACCGCATCCTTATTCAGGGGGCCGACGATCATTTTCGCCCCTTGCAGTAAGGCCTGTTGATAGATATGCAGGGTATCTTTCAATTCACTGCTGTCGTAGAACTGCAGGGTGGGTCTTTGTGGCGCCGGTTGCTGATACCAGGCGGCCATGAAACCATCTCTAACGGCCGCCGCTACTTTTGCGTAGGGCCCGCTGCGGGGAAGCAGAATGGCGATATGATCTTCACTGCTCAAGCCCTGTTGTTGCAGATATCCGGCGAGCAGGGGTTGTAATGCGGGGTGTTGGGGAAAACGATCCCGCCATGTGGCCAATTGGGTGCTCAATTCAGTTGCATCGGTGATCTGCAGCTTGATGATCTTGGCCAGTTCCATCCACCCGATCAAGGTGGCGGGAGGTTGAGGCTGCAGCATACTGAGAGCCGTGTCGGTCATACTCGCCAGGGTCTGCACCAATAACTGTTGGATAGCCAGCCGCGACTCTTCGTCCTGCTCCAACAACAGGTCGAGCACATCGAGTTCACTCGCACTTTCCAGGAGGTTTCCCGACAGGCGGAATATCTCCGCCATGTTTCTGTGATAGTGCTGACGCAGGATTAGCGGGGCATCCTTATCCGGTGGCGGTTCCATCAGATTGAGAGCGGTTTCGATATCCCCCTCAGAAACAGCGATTTCGGTGCGGAGCATGCGCCATTTCAGGACGAAGTCCGGGTCACTATCAAAGGATTGAAGCTGCTCTATCAGTAGCAGGCTCCTTGTCTGATTACCCGCCTTGAGCCAATACTCGGTGGCTTCCAGCAGCAGCCATTCACGCTGGGGTGATAGGCGTTCACTGGCCAGGGATTCGAGCTGTTGTGCCGCTGCGGC comes from the Candidatus Thiodiazotropha sp. CDECU1 genome and includes:
- a CDS encoding penicillin-binding protein activator — encoded protein: MQIDRRLLLLTLVLFLVLQGCTTTPKIAPAEPLELPAHVRLQIELMLESGEYAAAAQQLESLASERLSPQREWLLLEATEYWLKAGNQTRSLLLIEQLQSFDSDPDFVLKWRMLRTEIAVSEGDIETALNLMEPPPDKDAPLILRQHYHRNMAEIFRLSGNLLESASELDVLDLLLEQDEESRLAIQQLLVQTLASMTDTALSMLQPQPPATLIGWMELAKIIKLQITDATELSTQLATWRDRFPQHPALQPLLAGYLQQQGLSSEDHIAILLPRSGPYAKVAAAVRDGFMAAWYQQPAPQRPTLQFYDSSELKDTLHIYQQALLQGAKMIVGPLNKDAVRMLLGLEHLDNPILALNQVDDVELYHPNLFQFGLAPEDEARQAAERAWLEGHRTALILTPTGRWGERIARSFQQRWSDLGGQVMEQQHYNAKENDFSSPIRMLLNINESEARSHALKKLLGRQLETESRARKDADFIFLAARPQKARQLRPQLRFFHAGNLPILSTSHIYTGVNQADLDRDLGKISFVDTPWLFEEGQGGPLSRNNLEKLMPGVKGRYARLFAMGIDSYNLLTQLQDLQTQPGRTFSGKSGSLYLDQSNRLHRLLAWADMENGSAKISGYAPRMERPGSSGQTFDTPRSSGYLAPPTDGMPPVTDHTLPPPDSRP